The Plasmodium knowlesi strain H genome assembly, chromosome: 10 genomic sequence TGGGTGAAGCTACATTTTTTGAATGTATTATTATGTGCGCCAAAGTTGGCGTATAATAATACATGTGAATAATTCCCTGAGGcagagaaaagagaaaaagaaaaccgcATTCGACAGTTTTTCGAATGGAGAGTTAAACGTCAGCATTAGAAgcaagtatatatatatgtatatatatattttttttttttttttttttttttgttcatatttctcTCCCCAAATGAATGCACAAATGCTTACAtcttaaaaaggggaaaaatccGAACCATGACATGCTAATTAACATTAACCTCAAACTCATTCCATCTTTATATTCTAGTTTTTATGCGGTGACTGATGGCACGTTTTCTTTCCAGCCTACCAGTGCACAAGTGCAAATATCCACAACGCTGCATGTGTACTCAAGCTAATATCCCTATATTTTGCTGTATCCCATTTTGATACCGTTTTCTCCGCCCAGATGCAAGTGGAAGGACATATTTCCCAGGGTAGTGTTTCCTCAGAGTCGACGTGGCGCAATTCTCATAATCCACAAACAGAAGGACGCTTGTACgttttatacatatatgtatgaattCGCGGGATGATATTGTGATGCTGATGCTACATAGAGAAATATGTGAAATTCGCTCTACATTTTCGAATCTTATATTGTAGTACATATTCTTGAAGTTCATCCCAAGGAGAAGGCTACTTTGCAGGGATTCTACATCCGTGCTTGACGTGTTTCGAAACTATCATCTTTTTCACGCTGCAAGTATTGCAAAATGAGGTAATGAAATAGAAGGATAGAAGCGCGCTTATAATTTTTGCAGTAACCCTTATACAGTTGTTCCTCCTTTGAAAGGCTCTTCTACTACTGTAGATGTAGAATGTTGTTAAAAGGATTCAACAGAGGGGAGTATACGAATAGAGCACCTTTATAACGTGCAAATTAATTGTAAAACATCGAAATGGAAAGTAattattttctgttttttttttttttctaatacCACCATATACACACAGGAGCAGCATTATAAAAGCCTATGGCATTCTGCTATGTAGAGTCTTGTATAGTGGAACAGGAAAACTTTTAGATGATAATTCCAAAATtcagtttttatttttaaaggcaTCGTACGGGAATAAACATTGGACTCCTCCAAAAGGTAACCTGCACAGCGTTTTCACGACACAGTGCAGGGGCACACGCCGTTACATCTTTTTGGATTCCTACCATCACACATTAGGGACATACTTATACCCGACATGACCGGCGCAATGACCCTTCTCCATCCTCCCACATTTCTCCTCCCCAATACACAGGTTTGCACGAAAATAACGAAGATGGCTTAGACACTGCCCTGAGGGAAACACTAGAGGAAACGGGACTTGATAAGGACAAGTACAAGCTACTAAATTATCAAAAGGTATGCTTACATATGTTCGTTAGGGAACGATATGACCATGTTGTCACATGCATGGTACACTTGTTCTAATTGGtctattttttacttccctttATTAGACTTTAAAATATATGGTTAATGATAGTTTAAAGGAGACCACCTATTATCTAGCCCTTCTGCTGAACAATGAAGAACACATCACATTATCAGATGAACACACAGATTATAAGTAAGACATTTGGAAATTGAGGCAATGGTAGCGGGGGCAGGCGTTTAATTGAAAGGGCTACCGAGTGCATCGACTGGACCTCCATTTGATAGCAGTGTTTTACTATTccattgctttttttttttttttttttccgcccaACAGATGGATCCACAGTGGCGAGTCGGTCACGTATTCTCTCCCCGCGTCTCTAACAGATTTGCTAATAAACGCAGAGgattttttgaagaacaaCGCAGATATTATCATGTCGTCGTAATTTTGTAAGTCACCCCAATTGTGACTGCATGTGTTGGATGTACAAATTCGGGTGAACTTTTTAAGAGCACATGGGTAACACTCAGAGGTACCCATAACCCCGCGTGTGTTTAACCAACTGAGCACCATTTGGAGGTGACCTCACCTGTGGATTGAAGAATTTGCATGCGCACATAGTAGTGCGATGCTCTCTTAcggataataaaaaaaaaaaaagaaacacaaGAACATGCATGTGTTGCAGCATGCTTAATATGCCCTCGCACAAATTTTATAACTcttggaatatatatatatatatatatatatatatatacaggaggggactttttccttttttttttttttttcttcttttttcctcctgtgcGACACACCGCAccttctcaaaaaaaaaaaaaaaaaggaaaaaaagaaagagaacggaagaaaaaggaaaaggaataaaaaggaaaagaaaagggaaagaaaaagaaaaggaaagaaaaagaaagaaaagaaaaggaataataagaaagagaaggaaaaggaaagtaaaaagaaggaatattaCGTGGCATAATAACGTATATTCCCTGGTCTTCTATTATTTGTTCCTGTCCGTGTTCTTCCGGTTGGTTGACGTCGTCCATCATCGTAGATGGTAGAAATATCGGTGGAGCTACCACCTAAGGTGGACGATtccccaccaccaccaccgaGGGTGGTGGAACCATCACCACCCAGGGTGGAAGAATCATTCCCTGTGAAAGTGTCGTCAAAGTGTTGATGTCGAATAGTAGATCTTCTTCCCCTATTTCTATTATTGAGTCCACCAAAgagggatttttttattccatcaaatacatcagtatactgaaaaaaaaaaaaaaaaagaaaaaaaaaaaaagggaaggacatatatatatacacatgtatatgtatatatgtatgtatacatatgtatgtatatatgtatgtaaatatatatgtatatatgtatgtaaatatatatgtatatgtaattaCTTTGTATAAATAGAAACCAATTGCTGGTAATGCTACAGAAACTAATCCACCAGACACAGAACCAACAATACTACCACTTTTTCCGTCAGCAGCTTCTTTCACGTCAGGCCACAATACCTCAGCTCCTGAACCCTTTAATTTAGCATCCGGGCCTTCTATATTAACATCCGGAACATCTATATCGACCTTAGGACCTGATATGTCTATATCCGAATCTACAGAAAAGGAGGGGGCccataaaagaaaagtgtaACTGTGCGCAGTGGATTCCACTGAAGTCAGCTTCACTTATTGCTGTACGTTGTCGTTGTTGTGCTGGTTatttgttggttgtgttagttaTTGGTTTAGTGTGTAATTACTTACTTAGTCTACCATCTGGTCCAGGTCTTGATTCAGGACCTAAACTTTCAGCTTCTCCCTCGGGGCAGGTTAATGGCTCGGGTTCCTTATATGGTTCCTTCCCCACGCTCTCCCCCCAAAATATTCTACAATACCTATCACTAGCAGCATTATTGCAAAGACTACTAATGTCCCTAAATGCAGATTTAGCTTCTTCCAATTTCGCCATCATTCTTCCACAAATAGATTTTTTATTACTCCCTTTCTGAGTATTCAAATAATTGTAATCAAAATAATATTCGAACAGTTTTTTAGCCTCCTGAAAAAGTTCTTCCCTAATACCAGGATATATGTTCTTACACTTACTCCTACATTCGTCCTTCGTCAGTACTTTGTACATAGCCCCCATgacatttgaaaaattgttCCCATTGAGTTTCCCTCTTATTTGGTCACCTaaccaaaaataaaagacatCCCAAGGGCCATAGCCAGGCACTTCCTCTGGCAAACGCATTATATAAACATTACACCATGTCCTGGCAATTTCAACAGCTAAATTGGATCCAtcaattccctttttttgcaatacTCCCCTTAGCACCCTCTCCCATTCttctttgtattttcttcctccatacTCTACCGGACATCCCGTGCCTTCTACGAATTTACTGTATATTATCTCTGAGGGTAACTTATCTGTGTCTTCagactgaaaaaaaagggtagaAGTTACaaaatatgtgtgtatgcattTCGCCCTTTCCACATTCATTGCATTTggtataaaatataatatattacatgACTCTTGATTCCATAaaggtaaagaaaggaaggaaaagaaacggaaagaaaataaaacgaataagaaggaaaagaaagagaaaggaacaGACCCTCCAATTTTACCTGCTGCACCATTTTCAATGCATGTTCTTttgaaaataacaaaattattaaagaAAAGTTCGCTTGCAATTATTCTCCACTTATTCATAAGGgctatttatatatgtgagATTCTtgacttatatatatattgaaaAGGGCTTGATTATCATAGAGCACATGTCCCTCCCCATTCCGGAAAGAAGGAACTTCAACATGGACTTATTCTTCTTCCGTTCTTAATTGCTTTATTCTTctatattcatatttatacTCCTTAGAATAGAAAAGATTTCTTCCACttaactaaaaaaaaaataattatttcttctttcccctcatACCTTTAAGAACGTAATTTTTACCccctccttccttaaagaataaaattctcTCTTCctacttcaaaaaaaaaaactttctcttttctaTCCACAGAAGATACTACACttactttcttccttttaaacgatataatttcttccattccctcccccctctaaaaataaaaattctaaaaaattactttaAATTGATAccattagaaaaaatatatacttattcctttccactcaaatacaaaaaaaaagtttataaatgtgaaaaacaTTCCCCTTATATAGTACCCGAAGTTATTTCTAATAAGGCACTTCATCTCCTTTCCCACTCCCCAATCCTCACAAACACCCATATATGCTTATTATTACATTCCCAAAAATCTACACCATCGCACAGTAagtacaataaaaaaaaaagaatttccgAATTTAAGGTCTCG encodes the following:
- a CDS encoding bis(5'-nucleosyl)-tetraphosphatase [asymmetrical], putative, whose protein sequence is MRSSIIKAYGILLCRVLYSGTGKLLDDNSKIQFLFLKASYGNKHWTPPKGLHENNEDGLDTALRETLEETGLDKDKYKLLNYQKTLKYMVNDSLKETTYYLALLLNNEEHITLSDEHTDYKWIHSGESVTYSLPASLTDLLINAEDFLKNNADIIMSS
- a CDS encoding KIR protein, producing the protein MVQQSEDTDKLPSEIIYSKFVEGTGCPVEYGGRKYKEEWERVLRGVLQKKGIDGSNLAVEIARTWCNVYIMRLPEEVPGYGPWDVFYFWLGDQIRGKLNGNNFSNVMGAMYKVLTKDECRSKCKNIYPGIREELFQEAKKLFEYYFDYNYLNTQKGSNKKSICGRMMAKLEEAKSAFRDISSLCNNAASDRYCRIFWGESVGKEPYKEPEPLTCPEGEAESLGPESRPGPDGRLNSDIDISGPKVDIDVPDVNIEGPDAKLKGSGAEVLWPDVKEAADGKSGSIVGSVSGGLVSVALPAIGFYLYKYTDVFDGIKKSLFGGLNNRNRGRRSTIRHQHFDDTFTGNDSSTLGGDGSTTLGGGGGESSTLGGSSTDISTIYDDGRRQPTGRTRTGTNNRRPGNIRYYAT